A region of the Candidatus Methylomirabilis oxygeniifera genome:
GTTTCCGATCGCGCGCCTGGGTAAGCGTCAGCAGCGCTCTCGGTTCGCGGTCCTCATACGCCTGCCGCACCCGCTCCTGGTCCAGTCGATTATTTTCGATGAACGCCGATCGCTGGTCCCGGCTTGAGAGATGGCCGGCAACCACTACAGCCCGCGAGGCATCCGCGACGTGGACCACCGGCTGGTCATACAGCGGGGCGATCTTGACAGCCGTGTGGGTTCGGCTGGTGGTGGCACCGCCGATGAGGAGCGGAATCTTCAGCCCTTCCCGCATCATCTCCCGCGCGACGTGCATCATTTCGTTAAGCGACGGCGTAATCAGCCCGCTCAGTCCGATCATGTCCACCTGCTGTTCTCGGGCGGTCTTGAGGATCGTGTCGCACGGCGCCATCACCCCCAGATCGATGACCTCATAGTCATTACATCCGAGCACGACCCCGACAATATTCTTGCCAATATCGTGTACGTCTCCCTTTACGGTCGCCATCAGGACCTTCCGCTGCGTGCGCTTACGGTCGGATGTCAGGCGCTCGACTTCAATAAAGGGGAGAAGGTAGGCCACTGCCTTCTTCATAACGCGGGCGGTTTTGACTACCTGCGGCAGAAACATCTTCCCGGAGCCGAACAGCTCCCCAACGAGGTTCATGCCGGCCATTAACGGACCCTCAATGACCTGAAGCGGCCTGTCGTACCGCTGCCGCGCCTCTTCCACATCCGACTCAATATAGTCGGTGATCCCCTTGACCAGCGCATGCGTAAGCCGTTCCTCAACCGATCCCTGTCGCCAAGCTTCATCCTTCACGACCGCTCGCTCCTGCGCTTTCATGGTCTTGGCAAACTCGACCAACCGATCGGTCGCATCGGGACGGCGGTTCAGCAGCACATCCTCAACTACTTCAAGTAAATCCTTAGTAATATCAGCATAAACCGTTAATTGTCCGGCGTTGACAATTCCCATATCCAGACCAGCATGAACGGCATGATACAGAAATGCCGAGTGCATCGCCTCACGAACGGCATTGTTCCCGCGAAACGAGAACGACACATTACTGACACCACCACTGACCTTGCAGTACGGCAGGTTGGCTTTGATCCAACGGGTCGCCTCAATAAAATCAACCGCATAGCGGTTATGCTCCTCGAGCCCGGTCGCCACCGTCAGAATGTTCGGATCGAAGATGATGTCCTGCGGCGGCATTCCGACCGTCCCGGTCAGGATCCGGTATGCGCGGGCGCAGATCTCGGTCTTACGCTCCAGCGTATCGGCCTGGCCACGCTCATCAAACGCCATGACCACGACCGCAGCCCCATACCGTTTGATGAGCCTGGCGCGTTGGATGAATGTCTCTTCGCCCTCTTTAAGGCTGATGGAGTTCACTACCGGCTTACCCTGGGCGCACTTCAGCCCCGCCTCGATCACAGACCAGTCGGAGCTGTCGATCATGACGGGCACCCGAGCAATGTCGGGCTCGCAGGCAACCAGGTTCAGGAACTGGATCATCGCCGCTTTCGCGTCAAGCATGGCCTCATCCATGTTGACATCGATGATCTGGGCGCCGCCCTCGACCTGCTGCCGCGCAATGGACGCGGCCGCCTCGTACTCGCCGCTCCGAATGAGCTTGGCAAATGCCGCGGATCCGGCGATATTGGTCCGCTCCCCGATATTGACGAAACCCACCTCCGGACAAATCGTCACCGGCTCAAGGCCGCTTAATCGGGTATGCGGCTGAGGGTGAGGGGGAACGCGTGGCTGATACTCCCGCACCGCCTTCGCAATGGCTCGAATGTGATCCGGGGTGCTGCCGCAGCAGCCGCCGACGATGTTCAGCCAGCCGCTCTTTGCAAAGTCGCCGAGGTCCGCAGCCATGATCGCCGGTGTTTCATCGAAGCCTCCGAACGCGTTGGGCAGGCCGGCGTTCGGATAGCAACTGAGAAAAACTGAAGCAATCTGAGCAAGCTCCTCAAGATACGGGCGCATCTGCTTTGCCCCGAAGGCGCAGTTGATCCCTACGCTGAACAAGGGCATATGGGCGATGGAATTCCAAAAGGCTTCCACCGTTTGCCCAGACAGTGTGCGTCCGCTGCGATCCGCAATGGTTACCGAGACCATGATCGGCACACGCCGGCCGACCTCCTCGAAATACTGATCGATGGCAAACAGCGCAGCCTTACAGTTCAGCGTATCGAAGACCGTCTCAACCAACAGCAGATCGACTCCGCCGTCCAGCAGGCCGCGCACTTGCTCGGTATAGGCAGCGACCAACCGATCGAAGGTCACGGCGCGGAAGGCAGGATTGTGGATATCGGAGGGCATCGACGCTGTGCGATTCGTCGGACCGATCGACCCGGCCACGAAGCGCGGATGGTTCGGGTCCTTCGCCATCGTACTCTCAACGGCGCTACGCGCGGCTCGTGCACCGGAGAGGTTCAGGTCATAAGCCAGCGATTCCAGCCGATAATCGGCCATCGAGATCGACGTGGAATTGAATGTGTTGGTCTCGATGATATCGGCCCCGGCGTCCAGATACTGGCAATGAATCGCCTCGATGATGGCCGGCTGCGTGATGGCCAGCAGATCATTGCACCCCTTGAGGTCGCAGGGGTGGTCGGCGAACTTTTGCCCACGGAAGTCTGCTTCCGTAAGGTTGTGCATTTGAATCATTGTGCCCATCGCGCCGTCAAGAATGACGATGCGATGCCGCAACATCTGTTCAAGTTCAGCGAATCGACCGAACGTGTCAGTCATCTCTATCCCGCACCTGCGAATTCGTCATTCCGGGCTTGACCCGGAATCCAGTCTTTCTGCGCTGGATTCCCGCCTGCGCGGGAATGACATGGTGTCACTTTACTATTACACTCCTTCGTAACACCCGCTCAACCCCCTGAGACACATCCCACCCACAACGGCCCCCTGCCCATACGGCCGGCTGTGCTCACTATACTGGATTCTCCAAGCCCTCGCAAGATAAGCTCTTAGACGCCGACCAAGCGGTCGGTCCGACCATCGCATGTTTCCAGCACCCGTATGCAACGTGCAGGCGACGACAAGCTAATGAACACAGTCTGGTCGATCGGTATTTTCTATTTGCCTCATCGGGCATAATCGATTAGTGTTTAGGCGCTTCGAGGTGCATGGGTCGATCGCCAGTATTACCGACCGACCCATCACCCACCAGTCCTACGAATAATCTGGAGGAGTTGTCATGAACATGACCCGATTCGTTATCGCGTGCGTTGCCGTGATCCTCTTGAGTCTCCACACCTCGGCGTGGGCCGACAAACTCATAGAGCTTGAGCAGACCTTCCAGGCGCAGCAGCAGTCGTTGCAGCAGTTGCAGCAGGAGATGCACCGACTGCGGCAAGAGCGGTTCGCACAACAGGACGAGGTAACCAGGCGTGTGATGGAGGTAGAGCAGAAGGCCGCCGAGGTCGCGGCATCGTCTATGCTCACCGGGTATGAGCCGGTACCAGGGAAGGGATTCTTCATGAGGTCGGCCGATGGCCAATTTGAACTGAGGGTGCGCGGGTTCATCCAGACTTGGATGCAAGTTGAAGGGGCGCGAAACGAAGAAGATTTCCCGGGTGTCGTCGACGGTCAGGATCTCACGAAGGCGGGACTGGCGCGGCACGACCCGAGCACATTCCGACTCCGCCGCACCCGAATCATCATAAGCGGCCAGATCTATAAGGACTTCGGCTTTCTTATCGAGCCTGAGTTTACCGGTTCTACGCGGCTCGAGGAGACTTGGCTCAATTACACCTACGCCCCCTGGGCGAAGGTGACCGTGGGACAGTACAAGGCCCGATTCGGTCTTGAGATGCTCACCTCCTCTCGGGACCTGGACTTTGCTGAGCGGGCAGTCATCTCCAAGGCGCTTTCCCCGGAATATCAGATCGGCGCCACCGTCGAGGGCAATCTGAAGCTCGCTACCCTGCCGGTCTACTACGGAGTAGGAATCTATAACGGCTGCGGCCGGGTCGATCAGTGTTCCGGCGGCATCGATAACGACGGCGATAAAGAGTTCACCGGTCGAGTGACCTTTTCGCCTCCGATGCCCTTCGGCAATCTCACTATCGGCCTGAATGCCGATCACCGTACCTTTCGAGTCGTGAGGGGGAAAGGCGCGGCCGATCCGGGCGGCGCTACGACACCGGTCGGTAGCGGCTCCCCGTTCCACCGCTTCAACCCGGTTGGTCCGACCGGCGTCAAGCTGGCCGGCAACGGCGAAGGCGGAACGCAGAACGGCTTCCTGATCAACGGCAACCGCGTGACCGGAGGCGGCGACATCGTCTTCGACATCTATCCGTTTATCATTAAAGGTGAGTACACCTACGCCTCCCAGGAGCGTGACGGATTAGGCGCCGGCAGCACGAATCTCGACAATCTCATCATGCAGGGTGGGTACGGATCGATCGGCTATTGGCTCTTCGGTAACAAGCTCAAGGGCCTTCAGGCCATCGGCCGCTATGAGCATGTGCGAATCGACGACAACAAGGGCAAATTTACTGCGCCGGTCACAGTCGCCAATGAACGACCGATGGAGCTTCGTTCCGGCACCTTCGGTCTGAACTGGTTTATCAATTCCAACGTCCGTCTGCGGGGCAACTACATTCTCACCGACCTCAGACCAGGCCGAAATGCCGTCGGGATGAGCAATAGCACGCACGGCGAAATTGCCCACCAAGGGATCGCTGAATTCCAAGTCCAGTTCTAATCGGCAGCTATACATGGCAGGCTTCAGATGAAGCTCACCATGGTGTGTAAGCGGGGTCTCTCGCTTCTCCTGCGAACCATGCATCTGGTGGGCTTCGGCATCCTGCAGGGAGGGCATTTGGGCGCGCTCGACGCCGACCTTCCTCGTTCCACCAAAACCCTGCTGGAGGAATTCGGTCACGAAGCCATAGACGTTCGAGACATCGGACTGAAGAGCGCCAAAGACCGGGTCATCTGAACCTGGAACTTTTCAAGGGCACTAAACTGACGTGCGATCTTCAAACCCCTGACCGGCTACCCTAGCCTTGGCTGTCTAACCGGAAGGGTACAATCCAGTTGCTCGCAGATTTCGACACAGGTGCTTTAAGTAATCATCACCTTGCCTCTGCGCTTAGTTATTTTTCGGTAATACACCTTCGCGACCATGCCGTCGCGCATGGCGATTCTACTCACCAACCGCTGCCCTAAAGAGAAAAAGGGGGCAGATCTATTGTTGTTCCCGAAGTCGGAACGCTAGGCTGCAAACTCGACTCCGCTGTTTCGCACCAACTGGTCGTCTGCCAGTGCCCACGTAGGCACGGCGAAGTTCGCAATTAGCGGTTGTCCGGAGAAGTGAATGCCCACCACTTTACCTGTTTCCACGTCAATCACCGCCGAACCGGAGTTTCCACCCAGTGTCGTGCAGTCATGTGCCAGTGCCTGGACCGATCGCCCGAACGACTCCGCCTGTTGCACCCCCTTCAATCGCCCCGGTTGCAGACGCTTTTTGTCGAATACCCCCCGGAAGATCTGGATCTGCTGGACAAGGTCCTCAGATGGGTCAAACGCTGGGTAGCCGATCACTGCCGCCATGCGATCCTCGATGCCCGCTGGTGCGGACGCGACCAGTGGCAACGGTGCCACATTTCCCGGCAGCGGCCCTATCTCCAACACCGCCATGTCCCACTCTTCTAGGATCAGCACCGGCGCAGTCACTTGGACTGCAACCGGCGCAGTCGAACCAACTTCCTGCTTTAGATCCAGAGACGGAGTGATGCCAGGCGTAAACGACAACTGCACGCCGCTCCCCAAGCCCTGGGTGAAGAGTTGCGCCACGTGACGATTCGTGATCAGGCGCCGCTCTCCACATACGAACGCTGTCCCTGCGTACGTTAGCTTCGGATGACCGGTCAGGTCCAGCCGTCCGATGCCCCGGATAAGGGGATCTATCATCGCCCGTCGGTCATTGAGGTCCTGCCACAGCGAAGGAAGCACGCCAAAGGAGTCCCCCTGAATGTCAAACGCCGGCCGCAATCCGTTGCCTAGGATGATGCTTTCCAAATGGACTAGGTCCCGCTGGTCCAAGGACTCATCCCGCGCGAACCGCCGCCAGGAGTCGATCGCTTCCGGCGTTACTGTCGGGGGGCGGATCCCAGCCGACTCTAGCCTGAAAGCGGAGGCCGCCACCTCTTCCAGGTGTTCCGTCTTTACTCCGTCGCTATGTTGGATTTCCCGCAATCGGCGCAGCAGTAGTTGTTCGCGTTTAGTCATTTTTTGATTGACTCCCTGTGCTCTACGACTATTATTTGTCATATTTAATTGTTTTTCGCAAATCAAAAAGAGCTATCTTTCTGAAATCGAATCAAGGAAGGGACTCTATGGTCCGAGCAACTTTACTGGCATGCAGCCTCGCGGTGACAGGCGCACTCCTGTTGGGAGGACTCATTCCGATGACATCCGCACAGAATCCAACTTTGGGTGAAACTCCACAGTCCACACCGAACTGGGAAACAATTAAGAAGGATGCCGATGCCGAGAAA
Encoded here:
- the metH gene encoding B12-dependent homocysteine-N5-methyltetrahydrofolate transmethylase (Evidence 2a : Function of homologous gene experimentally demonstrated in an other organism; Product type e : enzyme); the protein is MTDTFGRFAELEQMLRHRIVILDGAMGTMIQMHNLTEADFRGQKFADHPCDLKGCNDLLAITQPAIIEAIHCQYLDAGADIIETNTFNSTSISMADYRLESLAYDLNLSGARAARSAVESTMAKDPNHPRFVAGSIGPTNRTASMPSDIHNPAFRAVTFDRLVAAYTEQVRGLLDGGVDLLLVETVFDTLNCKAALFAIDQYFEEVGRRVPIMVSVTIADRSGRTLSGQTVEAFWNSIAHMPLFSVGINCAFGAKQMRPYLEELAQIASVFLSCYPNAGLPNAFGGFDETPAIMAADLGDFAKSGWLNIVGGCCGSTPDHIRAIAKAVREYQPRVPPHPQPHTRLSGLEPVTICPEVGFVNIGERTNIAGSAAFAKLIRSGEYEAAASIARQQVEGGAQIIDVNMDEAMLDAKAAMIQFLNLVACEPDIARVPVMIDSSDWSVIEAGLKCAQGKPVVNSISLKEGEETFIQRARLIKRYGAAVVVMAFDERGQADTLERKTEICARAYRILTGTVGMPPQDIIFDPNILTVATGLEEHNRYAVDFIEATRWIKANLPYCKVSGGVSNVSFSFRGNNAVREAMHSAFLYHAVHAGLDMGIVNAGQLTVYADITKDLLEVVEDVLLNRRPDATDRLVEFAKTMKAQERAVVKDEAWRQGSVEERLTHALVKGITDYIESDVEEARQRYDRPLQVIEGPLMAGMNLVGELFGSGKMFLPQVVKTARVMKKAVAYLLPFIEVERLTSDRKRTQRKVLMATVKGDVHDIGKNIVGVVLGCNDYEVIDLGVMAPCDTILKTAREQQVDMIGLSGLITPSLNEMMHVAREMMREGLKIPLLIGGATTSRTHTAVKIAPLYDQPVVHVADASRAVVVAGHLSSRDQRSAFIENNRLDQERVRQAYEDREPRALLTLTQARDRKLLLDWRAADIPTPSSIGIRMLDEFPLDQIVPYIDWTPFFHAWEMRGRYPEILQKPKARELFDDGQHLLEQIVRDRRLIARAVYGFFPANSVDDDIELYTDDSRSQVLATFHTLRQQLPKAEGQCNLALADFIAPRLPGRPDYLGAFAVTTGHGLDALCAQYEASHDDYTSILAKALADRLAEAFAECLHRRVRAEWGYGVGEQLTNEDLIRERYRGIRPAPGYPACPDHSEKRTLFDLLQVERNAGIRLTDSCAMVPTSSVSGLYFAHREATYFAVGKIGRDQVLDYAQRKRMDVRTVERWLAANLNYDVDT
- a CDS encoding protein of unknown function (Evidence 5 : No homology to any previously reported sequences); amino-acid sequence: MHTGAGNMRWSDRPLGRRLRAYLARAWRIQYSEHSRPYGQGAVVGGMCLRGLSGCYEGV
- a CDS encoding exported protein of unknown function (Evidence 5 : No homology to any previously reported sequences), whose protein sequence is MNMTRFVIACVAVILLSLHTSAWADKLIELEQTFQAQQQSLQQLQQEMHRLRQERFAQQDEVTRRVMEVEQKAAEVAASSMLTGYEPVPGKGFFMRSADGQFELRVRGFIQTWMQVEGARNEEDFPGVVDGQDLTKAGLARHDPSTFRLRRTRIIISGQIYKDFGFLIEPEFTGSTRLEETWLNYTYAPWAKVTVGQYKARFGLEMLTSSRDLDFAERAVISKALSPEYQIGATVEGNLKLATLPVYYGVGIYNGCGRVDQCSGGIDNDGDKEFTGRVTFSPPMPFGNLTIGLNADHRTFRVVRGKGAADPGGATTPVGSGSPFHRFNPVGPTGVKLAGNGEGGTQNGFLINGNRVTGGGDIVFDIYPFIIKGEYTYASQERDGLGAGSTNLDNLIMQGGYGSIGYWLFGNKLKGLQAIGRYEHVRIDDNKGKFTAPVTVANERPMELRSGTFGLNWFINSNVRLRGNYILTDLRPGRNAVGMSNSTHGEIAHQGIAEFQVQF
- a CDS encoding protein of unknown function (Evidence 5 : No homology to any previously reported sequences); translated protein: MKLTMVCKRGLSLLLRTMHLVGFGILQGGHLGALDADLPRSTKTLLEEFGHEAIDVRDIGLKSAKDRVI
- a CDS encoding protein of unknown function (Evidence 5 : No homology to any previously reported sequences) — protein: MLADFDTGALSNHHLASALSYFSVIHLRDHAVAHGDSTHQPLP
- a CDS encoding DNA/RNA non-specific endonuclease (fragment), translated to MTKREQLLLRRLREIQHSDGVKTEHLEEVAASAFRLESAGIRPPTVTPEAIDSWRRFARDESLDQRDLVHLESIILGNGLRPAFDIQGDSFGVLPSLWQDLNDRRAMIDPLIRGIGRLDLTGHPKLTYAGTAFVCGERRLITNRHVAQLFTQGLGSGVQLSFTPGITPSLDLKQEVGSTAPVAVQVTAPVLILEEWDMAVLEIGPLPGNVAPLPLVASAPAGIEDRMAAVIGYPAFDPSEDLVQQIQIFRGVFDKKRLQPGRLKGVQQAESFGRSVQALAHDCTTLGGNSGSAVIDVETGKVVGIHFSGQPLIANFAVPTWALADDQLVRNSGVEFAA